TATGTTAACAGTACAGTTCTCTTAGTTCCCCTTTGAAAATCTGATTAAGTCCTCAAGTGGCTAAAAAGCACACGTCACGTAAAAGCAGACTACAAATGAAATATAAGGCGTTCTTTTGAACACGGGAGGAAGCCCTGTTTAAAAAGTACTGTAATTcatctgaaaatatttatttataaacaaaacACTGTGGCATGTGCTTATACTTAACCCTACAAATACAGGAAAAGTCTTAATTATATGCCAAAGCAAACAATATTGTTTGGTGGGTGTTGACAGCACAAATGTGGTaaatgaaaggaaaaggcatttcTTACGTCTATaactaataaaaacaacaaaaaggtgcTGACCTTCACGGCCAGATTCTGAAATTGCCTCCACACTCCTATACCGTTAGGTTGGTTATATTGAACTCATTAACAGAATTTGTGTTAGtaaagtttgaaaacatttcatcTGGGCTACAGCTGTGAGGAGGGGGGTTCTTTAAAATGGGTTTCACCAAGACTGCAAGAATGGTTTGtttcttttactgttttttgtatttttggttTTATATCCCCACCTAGTTTGGAATTCCCATTTCTTTCTGTCTGTCCCAAATCATGGAGCCAGACACCTGTCCTGTAGGGAGGAGAGTGAGCACAGGCAGGAGTGAGGCTCCGACCTGCTCCCCTATCAGATCCAAGCTCATAGCCCCACAGTTCCTCTGAGAGCGCGTTAGTGTCACCTTGAGCCACGGGGGGGGTCTCTCATTGACGTCACTGCAATCCCGCAGAAGCCCAGAAGGCTGCAGGAGTCACTGTTTCACTGTAAGCCGACAAAATCCTGGCCAATTAATCCTAAGTCATCGTCTGGGGACACTGTGCACCACTGTGCTAGAGAATCCCGGCCATGGATGGCTGGTGACAAGACCCAGATTCGAACAAACAAATGTCTGAGGCCAAAAACTCAATCAATGGCAAGTGCCTTTAAGGAATCGATTATTTAAAAATTTACCCTCAAATTCTTCCAAAATGTGTTGCTGTAGATATACTATAATGAGAGTATAGTATAAATATACTACAATAAGAATATTCAGTCCCAATAATCTAGGTTTTCTTTCACTCCCTGGACACCTGTGTGTTTGTCCACTGCTGGTCATTGCTCCTCCTAACACGCATGTATGTGAGGTCTCTAACCTTGTGATCATCCGCCATCTTCCTCCCAGCCCACATTTCCTTCACCATCAGATTCCACAGGTCACACTCTGACTTCAGATTAGCTTCGAAAACCTCTTTTCTTGAGCTCGTCTTGATCTTCAACGAAGGCACTCTCAGTAAAAGGAAAGGCGCAGAAGAAATTTTCACTTCCTGTGTGAAGAACACAGACACGGAGTTGCCATTTCTTTTTCCGGAGAACAACTTGGAAGTACTGTACTAATTTATGCTGAGGAGTCTGGGCAGACTAAAAATAACTTCATGAAAGATAGCCACTGTCAAAAACAATCAAGCTACCTGGGGTTGGGACAGGAATGACACTCCAGTACGAACCTTGTGTGATGGGCCTTTGGTGTTGATTTAGGAACAATATCTGGGGTGTCATGTTTACTAATGCGGCTGATCCTTCCTGCAAGCCTTGTGAGACGCGTTCCTTCTTCTTGCTTACTACTAGCTAAGACGGCAGAGAGTATCAGGTGGCTAGTTGTGTCTCCCTGCCACAGTGTAACCACATTTGTCTTGTCACCACCTCGGTTTCATTAATGAGCTGGGCAAAGTGGTTTCAAGACAATGTTGCCACCAGATAGCACGTAACATGTCAGCTGAATGTCAAACTGTCCATTCAGAAACTGCAGGAAACTGGAggaggtggggggtggggggatggggttctgaaaacattttttcaaattttaaaaaattcatgCCTCACAATATGAAGTGATCTACCTCTATGTCTCTGAATTTGCTGATCTCAATGTAGCCTGGTCTGCCTTCTGTGAGTAGGAAGAGTCTCTTCTGCGTCATGGCAATCTTGCCCACGCCATGGTTGGTTTTGACAGAGCAGGACAGTTTGTACACACACTCGTTGGTGTCCAGGTGCTCTATGACTTCGGCAGGGAGGTGCACGTCCTGGGCTTCAGCCTCTGTCTCCTTCCAGAAAGTGTAGAAGACTCGGAACACCTCGGGGTCAATCTGCTTCTGCTGGCCTGGGATGaaagcagcagaaaaaagaGCACCAGAGTTTCTTTTTCACTCATTCGCAATGAGATTGAACTACGCAGGTATTTCATCACAAAGTGGAAAAAGTACAAAGCTTTTAGCTCGACGTCTTATTATAAAATACCACCCTGCTACGCCCcccaataaaaagaaacattaccaTTCCAATCAGCTTTACTTGTCTGATTGATGTACTGAATAAATACTGGCTAAACTTTAACTTATAgacctactgtacctgttcTGCAATTGTCTTACTCTAAACCTACATTAGCAAGTTTACTGCACAGCAGAAAGAATGGCAATAGTAATCTTTTACAAACCTTTTTACGTATTcttgcaaagtaaaaaaaaaaactggtttatCTGAGCTACAATCAACTCAAACTTTcctcaaaaacagaaataaatataatgcTGACCTAGGATATGAAAATCATTGGAAACAAAGTATCAGCCTTGAATGACCTGCATACCAGTAGTGAAATTAGTTCTGTGCAaacaggaataaacctatagTATGTGTACGCAATTCTTGTAAAAAAGACAACCAGCAcgccaaaaataaaaatacagtcatAACCGACAAGCAAAGAGTTGAAACTAGCTCATGAATTCAATTCACGCAACATTCAGAACGCAGGTTATATAATTTAACTGACCATAAGCATCTCCGACAATAAAATAAGggaaaattaaaacaagacttacaccaaaaaataatatatttcatatatttcCTCCTGAAATATCTGATATAAGATCACAATAGCCTTGTCAATGGTAAAAACAAGCTCTTTTGTATGTTTGGGCATCATCTTCATTGAACTACATAATGTTTTGATAAGGAGAGGCCTTAATCAAAAGATGACCGCCTTGTTTTTACAACAACATAAAAAACTACAAGGTCTGGCTCAATCAAAAAGGCCCTTTTTGTTTCATGACACTAACTTTCCACTTACCACTTACAGAACCaagcaaatgctttttttttaaattccaattGAACTCTTCTgcctttctgctttttttttgttcagtctCTTTAAGTTCTCTTTTATACTGACTTGGAAAatcgctttttttttaaaatagcagaatacttgctgcaaaaatgaagaaagctccacggccgaaacgttgttttctttcttctcttttcagcatggaataaacctattacttgttcctttgcagcctatgcatggtgacggagctacccacctgaactgatACAGATTATGtacatatatgtactgtatatataaatacacgTTTACTTGTGTGGGGCTTTTAAAACATGCATGGTGCCATCTAGATGCTAATCCAAATCCAAATACTACAGGATATTTGAAAGACAAATTAAACCAGCCAGTTCAACTTCCCTGTCTTGGCTATGAATAATCTGAATTTTGTACACAGTACAGTGTTTGCAAGAAACAAAAGCTGACCTACTGTTGTTATAAAACTGTTTTCCTTCCTCACAAATTTCAACACGGATTTCTCTGTGCATGACATTAAATTGAGACCCAACATATACAATAAAACACAGGAAATACACAAAACTCTTTAAATAAAGCCCAAACACGGCTGAGAGAAAACATATTAGTTCAGAAGCTGACGTGTAGCAATGCAAACACTGCAGAGAGAGCACAaatgttgaaaaacaaattattttgcgTGTTAACAAAAGGCCTGGCAGCAACAAAAgtgtagcaaaaaaaaagctaacGCAGACTTCGAAAAGCAAACAGAAGGACTGGTGAAAGCAAGCGATCCTCCCATTCCCAAGCTGTGATTCAGACAGGCACAGCCACTTTGCAAGCCTCACATTTGCTTTGCTTACCATCCAGAGACGAATCAAGGTAAAATACAGATTGCGAAGATGCCCTCATTGCTGCATCCAGACCTTGCCAACTCAAGCCACTCTTAAAAGATTCTAATGAAGTGGATTAAGGGACAGTCAGATTTAGCATTCTATGCACCCATTAAGTAATCACATGTATATGTATGATAACATAAAtgtgtatatacatatataatgtGATCGCATATATACATGCTGTATATATGTGTGATCAACAGCATACAcaaacacatatactgtacataagtcaCTGATTTTGTAGGAAGTTGCAATCATAATGTAGCATGTACTGCAGGCTCATTAGAAGGGCAAATCAGGGCTCTCGGTCGCCTATGATTTAGTTGGTAAAAGCTTGCAATAATCACCTCAAGCACACATGATTATGacacaatgaaaaagaaaaattggcAAACAACGTAAAAGATTACATCTGGTCAGAACCAAACAACGACATCACCTGAAAGTGAAATAAACGGAATTGAGCAATTTACCATCTTATAGTAAACTGAACAACCAGGTCAAACAAGCATACTTCTGCCTGCATTCCATACACAAAGGCAATTTAGTTCCTGATTGCTCattccatttctcattgtcttcTGAAGGAATTTGAATTATTTGAACTCTCATGTCCTTTCATCCACTACTCATCTCTTCCTCAGGAATTGCCAAATCATGGTCagaagccagaaaaaaaaaagtcaaataaaatgACTGGTTGTTAACAGATCAAGAAAATCttacaaaataagaacaaaaaagcaACAGCGCTCCTTGTTTTTCTGACCATTTCCAATTCAGCCCTGAGGCACTCTCTTTTGAAATATCTTGGTTCTCCGTAAGACCTGTGAGGAACCCCCTCCCACTTACCGACAGTCAGCGCATCAAACAGGCGATGAATTGTCCCGACGTCCTTCACTATACCAGACTCCTGGATCCGCTTGACGAAATCCTCCAGCTGCATGTGCTTCTTTGGGAGCTCAAACTTCTTGACGTGGTCATCCGACTTCACCAGGTCCCGCTCgttgtcttttttcattttgctaaTCAGCCGCTTCAGCTCCGAGCGCTTATCGGCTTGGGCCCGCTCCTCCCGCGCCAGGGAATCCACCAGGTTTTTCACCAGGTCCGTGGGGAAGATTTCGATGTCCGTCTTGTAGAGGTTCTGGAAGTCGCTCAGAGCATCTAGCTTCTTCCCGCTGATGGTGTTGATGAAGCCCCGCAGGTAGAAGTATCTGGCTAGGAGGGTGGAATTCTCCGTAGGCACACTGGCAATAGCCTTCCCCAGCAGGCTTATCAGTTCCGAGTAATAGTTTTGGACATAATGGTAAACTAAGGGCGCAGGGAACTCTGGGAGCTTAAACAGGGTGATGGGCATCTTGGGAATCATAAGGGCTGCGCAGAATGTATAGATACATGGAGAAAAAGACATAAAGAGAGAACACAACCTTCACACAGATTCAAGCATAGTGAAAATACCTCTTAGATTTGCTAAACCCTTCACTTTGTGGCAGTGTTACTTCTTGgggaaataataattataaatagGTCAATAATATCCACACTCCAAGATGAAAGAACTTGAAGCTTGAGGCCACCTATCTTAATGCCATAACTGCTTCTGACAAAAAACTGTCCTCTTTGAGAAATTCACTTATTAATCTCATTAAAATTGCACAGATTTTGTAGGCGTctacattttgttaaaattcagtCAATCCTTCTACATTCAGTTGGAGTGGCCTTTTCACCcatgagatgtacagtagcttataAATACTTCAACAGTAACAAAGTTAAAACCACTTAGGCAAATTAGTCCTCAGGCAATTGTTTGTCTTACAGAGGGTTTCTCTCAAAACTCCCAAAATGTTTTCCTGTACAAAAAAGGAGGGGGAGAAGGAAATCACACTCCAATGAGAGATTGTAGTATGACAAGTAATACAGCACAGAGATCAGAAACATAACTTGTAGCCTGTATACTGTAATCCATACCCACGTGACACATAAGCTAAATGTTAAGACGTCACAGTAGACTTCCTTAGATTCTGAGATGAACCATTAAATTAATCATGTAATTCTAACATGGACATGTGCTTGCAACTAAATCACAACTTCCGGGTTGGCGTCCAGAGTTAAAACTGCCTTTCTACTGTAAGTCGGACTTGTTTCGCGCAAATACGCTTGGAACAACCCATACTTTCATCTATCCATCCACTTCCTAAcaccttcttccaattcagggtcacagggaagctggagcctattccgGCAAGaaaagggcacaaggcagggtacaccccagACGGGATGCTAGTTCATTGCAGGGCAAAccgacacaaacacagacacacacactctcacaccagggccaattatcccagaagccaattaacccaccagcactTCTGTGGATTGTGGGACGAAACTcacacgaacatggggagaactacaagcaccccaggtccagaactgaacccagggcggGAAAGACACTACGTTTCAAAATTAACCCTAGTCTGAAAAAGGAGTCCTTTTCGACAGGGAAAAAGGTAATTTACTACCGTTCTCTGTGCCCAGTTTCTTGAGTGAGGCCTGTCTCACTGGGAAGCCCACAGTCCTCTCCTCTTCCAGGTTCGGCATGCTCATCCCCAGGCGCTTGCTCAAGCGATTCTCAGGACTGCTGTACTTTCGAGCCATTTCTTGCATGGTAGGCCTTCGGGGAGAGTCCATCGAGGGCTTCACTCTGTGGGGTAACCCAAAACATAACTGCAGGAGCCCTCTCTTATTATTTCCTCCTGCTAGTGTCTCAGGGTAAGGCAGGCCCTAACTAGGCCTCACACAagattaaattatttgtttatttttcttaaaatatcaaCAGAAAAGACAAAAGTACCAAAACAATTTGGAGTCAGAAAACTACAATTTAATGTAGCCTAGTaatgggaaaacaaaatccataTTCACTAggaaaaaaatctcaatttctTTCTCAGGAACTGCTGTCCCAGGAATTGTAAGAGAATAAGGCAGATGAAGAATACTAAAGTTCACCTAACATGTCTGAATGTGACTGGTGCTGTCCATAAGCAAACCAATTCTTGAAATAAATGTTGCTTTATATGTTTTCGATCTCTGCATACTTGTTAAATACTCTGTATTACAGGGGAGACACTGTATTAAGATGCACCACATGCAGATCTGTTTTATACAATAACCTGAGAATCACCTATGGGCTTCCGATCGACTGCTCAGCTCCATCCGACTGAAAGCGTCCATTTTCCTGCTGAGCCGCGCTTTCAGGAAGGAATGAAATATGTGCGTCTCTAAAACCTGAAAGAGGACAAGGATTTTCTCAATTTTGTTTACATGAAATATGTCTGTAGGAGATCCAATGAGCTTGTGTTAATTAAATGCATAGTGTGGTTTTATATTTAAAGtattaaaaagacatttaaaaaaaatatataaaaatatcaccTTTTCGTAAAATGGCTGGTCCATTGGCTCTCGGGACTTGAGAAATTCTTCACTGTTAAACACTCTGTGTTCATAATTCAGATGATCATTGACTTCCCTAGAGAGGGAAACATCATCATTCAATCTCCCTGTAACTGTCAGTAATGGCTTTTTTTTCACAAACCGGTGTTAGAAGAGGGGTAATCGCAAGTGGTTCATCCAAGAAAGGTACCCTCTGAGAGCACAGGTTGTGCCATTTAATGCTGATATTGCCAGTCTGAGCCTGGATTGTGACAAATGTGTCAAAATGACGGTGTCCATCTGGCAGTGTGCTGCCTGCTGGGTGCTTTGCTCTAATCGAGAGTCACAGATCTGCACCAGTCAATGCTGACTCTTCATAAGGAATACCAATGTGTAAATCACGTCTGTGATTTACTGGAAGAGTGAGTTAGAAAAGTTTAGGAATGAATTACTGCACACTGGGGAGCAATTCTGTAACTCTCATGATTATAGTACCAGCCCAcataaatgcaatgtaaattacATGGTTCTTTTATGGTTTGTTTCGGTTCCCATCCAATTTGTTTCACTACTGTACTTTGCTATCAGGTAGTCAGAGGGCAATCGTACGTGAAACTCAGTGCCTGTCAGGGGGAGACACAAGTCTGTTTAATTGGGATGGCTGTTTACATTTGGGAGGCAACTGCTACAGATGCCTCTGTCCTTTTATTCAAGTTTTAATTTTCCTGCGAGGACACGGGGTGTTAAAAGTTACGTTGAAAGCTACGTTGGTTCAGCGGTATGAGAAAGTGAGTAATACAGATGTCACAGGAAATTGCCACACAGGAAGTACTGTACTAGCTAGACACAGCTagaaaaaggggaaaataaaatcaacacTATAGTACAGGAGAGCAGCTGAGGTAGGGGGAAAATCTGCAGTCTCACTGTTCCTTGTTGCACTTGATATATTCACTGGCTAAAATAATAGGAAGCCCTCAGACAAATGAATAGGTTCTGTCAGTGACAAGCAACAAcgacaacaataacaacaattatAGTAACTACTACTTtaatttatacagtgcctttccaaacccaagCATGTTGTACATTgtgataaaaagacaaaaatgcactataaaaaagtaaaaggcaaaaatttaaaagaacatacAGGATAGAATGCAAGGAAATTAGACACAGGCCCCAGTCAAAAGGTGACGTTTGAGTGTCGATCTGAAAAGAATACGAGAATATGTCTCTCTCGAAGAGTCGGAGGAAGAGCATTCTATAACAAGAGAGCAGTGACAGAAAAGGCACAAATACACACTGGGAAGCACTTGCTACTCCATTTAGATGCACACTTCCAATAACAGTGGTGCAGACAGCACTGTGTGAAGGGGGGCTTACCTAAGGATATTGACTATTAGCTCTAAGGTAACCTGCTGTATTTCACGATTCAGCTTCTGCTGCCACTGTCTTCTCTGCATTCTCAGGTCGTTCATGTCAATGCTGGTCCCCAGATGAGACAGCTCCAGATCGTAATGGACCTGAAGCCCTGCGTGCCTGCAACCAGAAGGGAGAAATTATACAAATGAGTACAATTCGGTTTTCCGCTATGTTTTACATCCATTTTCAATGCTCTGGTTTCAATTTGAATTACACGCCGTATCAGTGAGTGTGGAGGTCTGGGGTGGATGAAAATCTTCGCTTCGTGTGAAAATCTTCATGAGTACAAGTTTCTCTCCTGAGTGAATtgttgaaatgttaaaaaaatgtaaaatgtataaacttgtttaaaatttcaaaatgttttaaattaaaagttgaCTCCTAAATTATATTTGTTAACAGACAATGGTCCTTTATGGTCTGGTACAGCATTTACACTGAACCAGAAACCATAAAAATATCAGCACTTGACAATAGTTACATTCTTTCTTgtgattcttttctttgtaGGGAAATCACACACACAGGGAAAGTTCCTAGACAGGTTTTTTTCTTGGCCAACTTAATTGTCTtgagtgaaataaaaaataccaatGCTACCAGACTGTAATGAAGGAATGAGAAAAGACTGCACTCAAATGGACTTTTAAAAATCACCAAATTCAAATTCTTGTACAgattttactgtacatgctcaCACCACAAACTCAACCACAGCCACGGATAATGATTCGCGTTGACTATATGTTTTTCTACCCTAAGTACAGAGCTACTTTATGTGTGGTAGATACATTCCAGGGCATGCACTGCATTAGCAATTGAACTTTTCACCAGTAACTTTTGTAAAGCAATGCTAAATAAGGAAATACTTTTGAGTTCATTAAAGAAGTCCcaaaagaaatgtaatgtttttgcaGCACATCTGTCTTTCTGCAGAGCCATATTCCCCCTTATTAGCTTGAAACTGCATTCATTTGCACTtcctaacatactgtacctacagtactgtatgaccTGTTAACAATACATAAACCCATCTGGAAGAAATGGCTTTATCAGTTTACCATGCTggcctgtgattttttttgaaAACCTGAAAAATTCCCAGTTTTTTGATAGCACAAACATGTTATTGGTTTTTATTGAGATAACAGTGGTTAAAGTGATAAAACCTAAAATGAACTGCCAAGGTGGACATTTGACTGCATAAATGCAATGTCAGTATAAGGATCACTGTGCATACAAAAGAAAATCTACAGAATATAAAAAATCTCGACCCATTCGCCTCTaggaaatttagaaaaaaattacCGTCTCATGAAACAGTCTGCTGAAGCCAATGGCATAGATGGGATGTCTGTATTTGAAGCAAATATTGTGCCATTGTCAATATTTATCAAAATCAGGTCATTTGTCTCCTggaagatgaagtaaaacacagAAGAGTGATCAATATAGATGCTGACTCTAAAGGTTGACTCTTGCTACAGCATTACAGGTAGTGTAAGATGCCACGAATCAAACAAATAATAGAAAAGGGCAATGTACAAAAtaggaaaacacattttatattaatagtaaatatttaatattaaagtaAATATGTGAACTTAGAGTTTATGTTTGAAATATACAATATGAGTACAATATGCAttaaatgttcatctttatgaaAAATCTGCTCTCTTTTAATGCCAGTGTAATGGTTAAGCATATTTTTCGTATTCGCTTAGAAATGTCAAATCAGTTTAAGAGCGCAAGGACTGCAACCAGCgcatggcacagtggttagcatttctgcctcacagcgcttcaaccctgggttcaattccagacccggGATGCTAtctgggtggagtctgcatgttcccaCCGTGTTTGTGCAGGTTTCCTCcttgtgttccagtttcctccaacagttcaaaaacatattggtacagtaggttaattggtttctgggcaTATTGGGCGTGGTGAGcatgtgtgtgtccgtgtgtgtgccctgtgatggactggtgtcccatccagagtgtaccctgccttgcacctattgcttgctgggataggcaccGGCGAATTGGAAGAagggggttagaaaatggatggaccaGTGCTGAGCGGTTTTAGTTGTCATCCTGCAGAGAAAAAACTGGGAGAGCCTTTCTTAGCCGAAAGCGTACTGCTTTACCGCTTCGACTTCTTCCAAGTGATCGATGTGGCAGCCCATGAGGAAAGAGGTCGGCGCCATGACGAAATCCAGCATCTGTCTGGAGAGGATGGGCACGAAGGTGTGCTGCCACTGCAGGGGGTGGATGTACAGCATGAAGCACTGCGACACCAGCGTGAGCAGGGCCCAGTCGGAGGAGAAGAACACAATCCTCTGCTCCGTCAGGAAACACGTGATGATCTGGCcgcagaaaaaacacacacggaCAGCCGTTCGTCAGCGCTGAGCTGTACATCCAGTCCTTTTAACCTCCCTGCCTGTGAACACGTCTTCATTTTCCCCAAAATAACGTCAGTTTAGAACTTACAGATACAGGAAAAATTACAGGTGAGGGGACGCCATTGGAACCCATCTTGATTACTGCTACTGTCTTATTAATCCAAGGATTTCCTGCCTTTTTCAAAGTATCCCAGGGCATTGACTTCAGTAATACGGCTTGATAGATTATTCCAGTCAGcaacactttgtgtaaagaaattggGAGGAATGCTTAAAAACCTTTTCATTCCTCTTCTTAAtggaatgttttaataaaaaaaaactttcagaaaGCAAACAAGTGTAACACTTCACCTAGAATTCACATTTTGTATAATTCCAAAATATGTTCCAAGATGTATTCTCCTAACTGTGCAGAATCTTCAGCAGTTTTTGAACATACAAGTtcataacatgaaaaaaaaacatgatggaACTTGCATGATAAAAGCTTACTggtatttctatttttaagtGCAGGCAGAGCTGTTCATTGGGTACATTTATGAGCTGGCACCTAATGATCTGCACTGACTGATCTGAAATGACTCATGGCAGCATGGTGTCACAGTGGTTAGAACTGTTaattcacagcactggggccctgccCTTAATTccttgggtgctatctgcatggagttggAAAGTTCTCTCCATGTTCGAGGGGGTGATCTCTGGGTCTAAGTCTaatacatactggtaggtgaatACATACTGAATGCTAGTTCAGACACCAGAAGATTTGCTGCCTTTGTAGGTCTCATCAGatctgctttttattttcttctgcctGTGACAGCTGTTTAAgacaagatgtactgtaggacaGCTACTCTTTAGTTGTGGAGTTTTGGTAACACATTCAAATTCATATCTGTGAAATGACCTTGAATGACCCATTGAAGATTGATCGCATATCAGTAAACCAGTGAAAAGAGTTTCAGAACCAATCAATACAACAGCCTCACTAATTCAGTCCTACAATTTTTAAGTGCAGTTctaaacaatacattttctgtcactagtgtgaaatacaatattaccgCAACCTTCCAATTTACCCAATGggaaaatatttattatgattattttgtACTTCATATATCTAAATAATGTATTATagatgtttttacattaattattTGCATAAAacaggtattttttttacaaagcaaaGTAAACACCATCCTCATCTTCTGCTAGTACAAACCTCCCTTGTAAAATGTTACTATagcttatatttttttcaatcttaCCTGCAAAATCTGTTTGGCATTGAAGCACAACAAAGGAAGATGGAGATCCAAATCAACAGTAGGGTGATCCAAATCCTCTTTTGAAGGAAGCACAATCTGCAGAGGCTTCATATTGAACacctaaataaatattaaagaacattaaatgtataacattttaaagaagtttaatttgtatttttcaaagcatgaaatacattataaaaattAAACAGTATCCATTCTGCTCTCCACATAAAGGCTCCTAACCTATTCCCTCAATGGTACCCCCCTTCAAATGTAGTACAAATAGCTACAACTGAAGGATCCATAGTGTTGACAGGATCCAATCACCTGTTGTCACCCCACCTAGCAGTCAAAAGTTCCATATGAATAATATCAAGACAAACCAGGTTCCGGTGATCCCAACATAGGGAATGCAGGAGCTCCCAATGCAGagccaatatttttttatctgcaGACTACTCAGATCTGTTTCCGCCCATTTCCGTCATCTAAGAAGGACACCCAACGTAAACAGGGCATTTTCCTATTCAGAATAATGGAATAATGGCCAAACGGGAAGAGACTTGTTTCCAGGACACAAAACCTCTGGACACGCGCACAACGTGCGGATAAATGCGACTGGAGCATGCTCATGGCAGGAAGCGGAAACCGTCTTCATAAAATATCATCTTCGAGACTCAAATACCTTCAGTGAAGGAAATTTGAGCGGATCATTCGATGGTGAGCATTTTTGGAGACAGATAAGAAAATGGCCTTATCTGTAACATTCAAGCCCCTGTTCCAGACAGGAGATGCTGCTGAGAGTGTATGTGAAGTCCATAACAGAAAGACTTCAACAGAAGAAGCTGAAGAAACCCTTTCTTTTATCCCTGATATTAGGTACGGAGTATACGAACTCCCTCAAGGGATTTTTTAGGTACTGTACGCAATGCAGAAATGTCAGAATAGAAAGAAAGAAGCGATTGTAGTGTGACTACA
This is a stretch of genomic DNA from Lepisosteus oculatus isolate fLepOcu1 chromosome 10, fLepOcu1.hap2, whole genome shotgun sequence. It encodes these proteins:
- the dennd3a gene encoding DENN domain-containing protein 3 isoform X2; amino-acid sequence: MADPVPSGLLEVCVVIGVPTDKLKETCQIQPQGKGGEWPLLDPEVLQVHVPPFVTKENAFESSSAFNRVQRRRSFIKKKREKPDATSKENPESSEPKTEDISVPKDIDLIGLPQLCFPGGLQVTNELKEDRFHFLVFTDVFGTRTYGAVVQYYRPVQFSQDAVCYQNGQMHWSASRAPRLYTAFGICIISKYAYYNALKDCLSCLVAQLKSYRGMDFEDRVKEFAAKLALVPTPPPGQLHLVFNMKPLQIVLPSKEDLDHPTVDLDLHLPLLCFNAKQILQIITCFLTEQRIVFFSSDWALLTLVSQCFMLYIHPLQWQHTFVPILSRQMLDFVMAPTSFLMGCHIDHLEEVEAETNDLILINIDNGTIFASNTDIPSMPLASADCFMRRHAGLQVHYDLELSHLGTSIDMNDLRMQRRQWQQKLNREIQQVTLELIVNILREVNDHLNYEHRVFNSEEFLKSREPMDQPFYEKVLETHIFHSFLKARLSRKMDAFSRMELSSRSEAHRVKPSMDSPRRPTMQEMARKYSSPENRLSKRLGMSMPNLEEERTVGFPVRQASLKKLGTENALMIPKMPITLFKLPEFPAPLVYHYVQNYYSELISLLGKAIASVPTENSTLLARYFYLRGFINTISGKKLDALSDFQNLYKTDIEIFPTDLVKNLVDSLAREERAQADKRSELKRLISKMKKDNERDLVKSDDHVKKFELPKKHMQLEDFVKRIQESGIVKDVGTIHRLFDALTVESFKSGLSWQGLDAAMRASSQSVFYLDSSLDGQQKQIDPEVFRVFYTFWKETEAEAQDVHLPAEVIEHLDTNECVYKLSCSVKTNHGVGKIAMTQKRLFLLTEGRPGYIEISKFRDIEEVKISSAPFLLLRVPSLKIKTSSRKEVFEANLKSECDLWNLMVKEMWAGRKMADDHKDPQYVQQALTNVLLMDAVVGCLQSQKAIFAATKLAYFDKMKHEVPMMVPKTTSETLKHKINPSLDLTAPQAVDVLLYTPGQLSFSDSGSDGNPKLWCALSDGKVVVFDAASWSIQQNCIQVGATRLNCMLGLDQSQVWIGSRDSVIYIINIRSMSCNKQLTEHRSEVTDIATEEKTDKFSQMQAYSCSADGTVIVWDVFTLKVKKQFHVTCERLTSIRPMNGTLWCCGKDCIVELRKNGMTNRKMTLPDHLRDIPTFFCSFILFIEDQLWTGCADAGELCVWHVRDLTKPFHRIQLQDCAGVSCMIKVKNQIWVGSQGKTPGKPRGKIYVVDTEKHSVEKELVAHTDCVQALCSAEDRYVLSGSASEDGKIAIWKVE